The DNA sequence GtttcacacacaccacactgcAGATATCAGACTATTTAAAACGAATCGCTACCTGATATGTATACGGAAATACTCACAGCGCGTTCTCTTGAGACTGACTGAGTGTGCGTGAGTTTGGCTACACTTGTGAAGGCCAACATTGTTAAAACCGCATTTAGCTTTAAATCTAATAATGACAACATGTCTGTAAGCAAATGTGCTAATTACAAAAAACTATGTCTATGCGAGGTCTTCACTGACGTAGGCTCAGAGACTTCTGAGTGTTTGTGTTAGACAGCATGGTTAACAGTCAACAGCTATTAACCAGGATATCCTTCTTTCAACACCACTCCTATATTTACCAAAAAACTGCCTGATATTATATGACTGAGAATGACAACTTTGAATGAGTCAACAGtatcatgcatgtttttacattttgtttcaaatgtcTTATTCCTTTGCAttggattttacatttttgaatccCGTCATATATTCACTGTTTATCTGCCCCCCTTATGACTCCATATTTATCCCgaaatgtataataaagttCACTGTGCAGAACGAGCAGAAACATTGCAAAACTGTCTTGCTCCACTAAAATACACcagtacaaaatatataaaattttcttGTAGGATGTGATAATTAATCCTGGATCTATACAAATATTATGGGCCAGTAAGTGATTAAAAGAAATCATCACATAGCACAACATCCCTTAAAAGCCACCACTCTGTTTTCTCACACGTTCACGGGAACTCTTGTTataacacacgcacacgcacccGCTCTGGGAACAATGCGACATAGATTGCGCGAGCTCTCCAGTACAAAGCCTATTAAGCGCGCGCCTATGCAGGTCTCGTGCTCAGGTTGGGGTAATATGACACTATTGTGAGAATACGTACTGAAATGAGCTCATAAACTCAGTTAATAGGGTCGTGTTTCCAACTTCTTGCCTGAATCGCTCACACAATGAACGAATCGGTTTTTTGATCGGATTAATTTCAATGATCCGGTCGAAAAGAACCACGGTCAAAGCAAGGGAATAAAGCCGTGCGATAGATATAATGCAGTTGACAATAATATTATGAATACCATtataaaactttacaaaaataacatttccgCAAAAATGGCACATATTTAATACAGAAAATCCATTAGACTTACTGTACCTAAACAAATCCATAATATAAAACCCTACCtagtttaatacaaaataaatttttaaaacctGCGCAGGAGGCTTTCGAGCGATAACTAAATTATTAGTGAATCGGGTTCGTTCAAACGAACCGACTCTCCCAAACGAATCAGACTCGCACGCTCTCTTCATTAATATTAGCGAATTCgctatattactttttttaattataaaacagcactatgataataataatatcaaataataacaCTATGGTATGGCTGTTTTATTcctgtttattatttgtaattatcatTCCAGGAACCTCAGAGCACCCCGCCTCTGCGTAGCCAAAAATAGATGAACACATATCCCTGTCCCCGTGCATTCCCTATGGTGACCAGCAACATAAAGTGGTAAACACACGAGATCCATTTCCCCCTATTTACCTGTGACACGTTTCCAGCCAAGCtaagcaacagcagcagcagcaaatgtcTCCGGTCCATAGTTTCTCCTTGAATCTGACAGGTCTGTCTGCGGTTAAAGTTGCGGCGTGTTCTAGGTCCGTGTCAGTAAATATACGCTAAGGTCGAAAGGGCTCCAAACTCCTCCAACAAAACGCCATTATCACAAAGCACTGGAAAAACTTCACAGCGGCATGCTCAATCGCTTACAGTACTGCTACGGTTCAGTATATGTCTGTAACGTGCCAGACAACTGACcctatattataataacaaatattgcACATTTCCGCGTTGGGACGGAACTGGTGATGTCACTCAAATCAAAGAGCCCACAGTAGAAAACGAGAAGGCGCGGCCAtgtttgtttgattgacagcgCTCCTGACCAATGGCGTCTCGCTGCGCTTGGTTGAAAGGCGGAGTTTCGAGAAAGTGGACGTCGTTTTAAAACACGTGGAACAATAACAGTTTGGCCCTGACAATTGATGACAGCGCGGCCcgttctgtctgtttttcttttactttcgACGTTCAACAGAATATTCTCTCTGCTTATTAAGTGGGTAAAAGCAAATTTGTCTGTAATTTTAGTGCCACCcgaacaaataatgttttattacttCATTAAATATAAGAAACAACGTACTGAACCGTGTAACCTTTTTATGTCCAGTCGTTTTCTCAACAGTTATTTGAAGCACAAGAAATATACGTCCTGCctaaactgtataattaatctgatataatgtaatatttcacattacattgtgtatttttgtcataAGCCCACAAGCAATCTTTATAAAAGCTTCACTCCAGTTAATTGTTGCtctttgtatatatacagtagtcaacatttgaagtggatcaaaaaagacaagaaaaacatttagattttgggTTTTAGGACAAATGTTGGCtagtgtgatatatatatatatatatatatatatatatatatatatatatatatatatatatatatatatatatatatataacaaatatttttagtctACTTTCacattatattgtgtatttttgacATAACCTCACAAGCAAGCTGTATGAAGATCTTCACCTGAgtacattcaaaataataaaaactcttTTAGGAGCGTTCTGGGACATATGCAAAACCCTTGAGTTCTAGCGAAATTATTGAATATTTCTGCTTGTCAAAGTTTACATAATGCCCGCTCCCTCAGTTTGTCTGCAAATCCGAAGTAAGAGAAACGAGGGAAtgacagatttcattaaaatacattaaagtctGTTTATCATGCATATCATTGTTTTAGTGCATGCAGTATTTAGGAAATcacattatttaacataaacTTTATCTATTGTAATTTGtaatcataaaacattaaaaattacagtttaaaaggcTGATATTTTTCAAACAGgctattttgtaatataaatgttacattgatgtattattttatattttatgttttccatCTAGGACTTTTATCGAGCGGATGTAGGTCCAGTTGAACCGGAAGTACGTTTACGTACACAAAAATTTTGCGCGAACATTTCAGTTGTCGATGTATGTACGTTCTGTTGGTTGTTTATTCATATGTCAGGCTACCTGTAAATTTCCTGTCAAAACATTCAAGAGACCACAAACATGGACGAATATGACGAAATGTACGGGATTGAAGATGATTTTGAACAACAGTTTGCGGATGAATTGGAAGTCATGGCTGAAATGGAACGTAAGTTAGACAGATGTTAATATCAGCTCTCTGTCTGATGGTATAACGACCGACTGCTCTTCCTAAAAGTATTAAAGCTAGTTTACTTCGCACCTTAGTTTTCTGATTCGTGTAGAAAATATGTACCATAGTAGTACCACGGTATTCTCTGAAGAATAGAATACCTGAATgccattgctttttttattgtgaaaaaagGATAAATGATATTGCGATATattgtgtatacatacatacacacacatatatatatatatatatatatatatatatatatatatatatatatgtatatgtgtaaatatgaaTGTGAATTTACCATTTCAGTATATTTCAAGCAATTAGCTATGTTGTTTCATAAAATTTTTAACGATCACTtgacatataaataataaaatagtttgttaattttaaacatATGGGTGTTTCTTTGTATTTGTAGGTGAACAACCTTCAACTGCAAAAGTTTCTGAGTTCCGCAATAAGAAGCCAATTGCACAGACGTTTGAGGAGGCCATTGTGTCCGGTGATGTGCCATTGAGAAAATCTGTGAATAAAGAGTGTCCTGAGAGCATCTCACCTCCAGTATGTGAGGAGGAATCTCTGAGTGAGTGcatcttttattgtttaaaagattgatgtcagtaagatttttttgttggttgTTTTCTTGTATTCTCTCCAAAAATTCATCCAACCCCAAACCCCCCCCCcccaaataaaaaacagtattaCTGTGAACATTACTATTTCAACTTAAAACAGGCATTGTCACACGATCTTTCATAAATCGTTCCAGCATGCTGCTTTGGGGCTTAAGTAAGCCTAACATTTATTATCGGTATTGAAAACATCTgtgctataatatttttttgtaatattatttttattatatcttttGATTTAACGTGTCATTGCTGCAGAAAAGTATTAATCTCTTCAAAacaaacttaaaggaatagttcagccaaaaatgaaaattaatatcatgactttcttctttcaaacaaacgcagtttaagatttaaaaaaaatgtatctgactcttccaagcttggtaatgctcgtggatagcagccattatttagattttattccGATCGGTGggtttttataacaaatatatttctagTTTTCTATTGTTAATAACtgacttcctttttttttttttttttttttttttgagaacacAGAGTtttggcttcttggctgacttctaaCTCGACATACAACGAGTCATAGgtcaaaaacccatcgatctgttATAGAGGAGTGTTAACCCTGtgaaggcgtataggttagttgtACATCCcagtacttgtggatatatccaatttatggagcttcaaaataatgggtGCTATCCACAAccattaccaagcttgaaagagccagaattaaaaaaaaaaatatgacttggaactatactctcattctggcgtaataatcaaggaagtttgctgccgtaccatggccgcagcaggcgcagtgatatcctgcaaaaatatcaaaactctttggtgatttttgaacgcgatgctactggtccaATTGGATTAGTTAgttatgctaaaagtgctattgccaaacccagagatcggctgaatagattcaaaaatggtaaaattcAGCTTAGATGGGCCATGAgccaatttccaaaaaaaagtggagtgttcctttaacccAAAAAATTTAAACGGTTGCAAAAACTTCAACTTGgtgtataaaaagtaaaagtgtcTAATGAGGTCTGCGATTTCTCAAAGCTCCAAAACCTAAGAAAAGGAGACAAGATGTGGCAAAAAAGCTGGAGTTTGATGTTGAAAACGGTGATGACATCACCCCTCCATCTTCCCCAGAGGTTTACGACAGACCAGCAAGAGATGGGTAAAGGTTTCTGCACATCGCAGCTGCATGGAACACATTTCACATCATAACATTACAATCATTGATTGCTGAGtgttaaagtatgtttttttttttttttacaggcctGAATTTTCTCTGTCGCTGAGTCCAGATAGACCAGCAGCCACAAAAATAACAACCAGTGTGTTAGATATCAGTGGACTGGTATCTTTGCAGGAGTCACCGAAGCGGGTTACCGCAGCAAGACACCATGCCCAGAAACGGCCCCCTGCGATCGGCGATTACATAACTGTCACAGACTCCATGGGAAACAGAGTCTACCTTAACAAAAAGGAAGATGAAGAAAAGGTATCGCACCCCGCAAGCAATATTACTTTACAGCTAGCGGGAACGCAATGcgttaagtttatttattgatttttgaatgctttttctCAGGCACCGGACCCTAGAGCCTTCCGTAACTCTCTGAATGGACTAGGACTGTTAACGGTTCCCATAGAAGTGTTGAAAGAACAAATTGCAGAGAGAGTAAGAATATGAGCGCACATGTGAACAAACCTAAAATAGTGATTCGGAGAAAATCTGTctgaatttgttttgtttttctcagcgCCATCAGCGAGTGTTGGAGGAGTCCCAAAGGCTGACAGAGCTCATGAATAGGTGATATTtagtttctatttatttatttattttttataagtcACGTTTTCctaaatctgttccaatgaagaaagGAACGTATTtaatcttggatggcctgaggatgagtGCATTTTTAGCAAATCTTTGTAATTTGCAGAACTGTTTATTTTACTGCTGTTTTAGCGGAGTAGATTCAGAGCTTCTAGCAGAAGAGCAGGCGGACTCTGGAGTTGATGGTGATAGCGGGGAAGATGAAGGCTCGTCCTCTCGTCTGTGGGTGGATCAGTTCTCGCCGCAGCACTATACTGATCTACTCAGTGACGATGTGAGACATAGACGCGCTTGTTCATTTGAAAACTAACCTCTGCAATTGAAGATAAATGATATTGGAATGAATTTTCCTTGTGATTGTTTAAGTTTGTCTCTGTAGTTTACCAATCGCTGTCTGCTGAAGTGGCTGAAGCTCTGGGACACTGTGGTCTTCGGGCGAGAGAGAAAACCCCGTTCGGCCCCTGCGGATGTCCGATCGAATTTCACGAATGCTCAAAACCAGAACCAGTCTCAGCGTTTCAAAACCAAGTCCCAAATGACAGAAGAGATACTAGAGGCAGAGCTCGACCAGTACAAAAGACCTAAATTTAAGGTGAGTAAAACaagatttattatattatattaagatttttataaattaagcaTCTTCTATTTGTACTTGAGCTTTACATTGGGAACTATTTAGAAGTTTtagatttaatgttttatatattaagatttgttttgtgtagattttaattatgtaatattatttgtatatattatataaaatagatttctacttttatatatatttattttattattttgtctttttaatttatatttagataaatatttaaaatgttaaacctATTTGTCAATTATTTGCTTTGACGTATGACGGTGAataggtgattttttttgtaaaatatgaacataagCTGCATGATAGCCTGAGTGCAACATAATTTCACAATCAGAAAAGTAGTGAATGTAATACAAAGAGGTGTGTAattcttctttttatgtttttcttaaattttttcttcttttttttacttcattaagAAATAACATCCttgcaaaataataacatttcagctctaaaacatacaaaaagtatGGGTCATGTGTGTGTACAGTTACATAGGAATTCAGATAAATCCTCGTCTTTTATTTGTACCATGTTAAATGTACGTGTCATACTATTTGTGAAACTGTGTGTGTCATATTACACAGGTGGCACTGTTATCAGGTCCTCCTGGACTGGGGAAAACCACTCTAGCACACATTATCGCAAAGCATGCGGGTTACAATGTGGTAGAAATCAATGCTAGGTAAGAGGATGCAAGCCCCGATAGTGACAAACCTTGTATTAGAAGTATACAGATATAATTGTTGACGCTCACAAGCTGATAGCATGTTTCTCTTCTCAGCGATGACCGCAGTGCAGAGCTCTTCCAGAAACGTATTGATACCGCAACACAGATGAAGTCAGTCCTGGGAGCCAATGAAAAGCCCAACTGCCTTATTATAGATGAAATTGATGGAGCTCCTGCTGTAATACCTgctttcagtttcattgtttacttttaatttagtaGCTTGTCTCAAAGTAGCTGTTTCttactcttgttttttttcctctttcctcttttctcttATCGGCTCAGGCTGCCATTAATATCTTAATAGCGACATTGAACCGGAAAGATAGCAAAGAAGAAGAGTCGGGTGTTAATGcgttgaaaaagaaaaagaagaagcaaTCTGTGCTTCTTAGACCAATCATCTGCATCTGTAATGACCTGTAAGTACCATGTTTAAGGGGCATAAGTAAACATTTTGGTAGAgtaaggattaaaaaaaataaatgtgttagtGACCCATTTAACTggaaaagcaattaaaaaatgctgtatattttcgtaaaaaattttactttaataagatattaaaaaacGTACTTGTCAGGTATGTTCCAGCTCTGAGGCCTCTGAGACAGCAAGCTTTCCTATTGGCCTTTCCCCAGACTCTGCCCTCCCGCTTGGCTCAAAGACTAGCAGAGGTGACATGCACATGCACTCATATACGTACAGTATGATTTTTGTAAATGCTTGAATGTCGACCCATGCATGATGTTGTTTCGGATTGCAGATCACAAGGCGGCAGGGTATGAAAGCAGATACCGGAACTCTGATGGCCTTGTGTGAGAAAACTGACAATGACATCCGTGCTTGCATCAATACATTACAGGTGAGAGAGATGTGTGCTTTAAAACATGTCAGAATTAAAATACGGGTTTGCCTATGcttatagataaaaaaaaaaaaaaaaacgtgtttgctcatgtttatgtgtgtgcagTTTTTACACGGCCGTGGACAGAAGCACTTGGATCAGCGCAGTGTCAATTCAGTCTCCGTGGGATTGAAAGACCAAAACAAGGGCCTTTTCTCAGTTTGGCAGGAAATCTTTCAGCTTCCTCGACTGAAAAGGtactgcaaaacaaaatatgctATACTCAGGCACATGCTCTTTTCACACAGCCCtccctttaatatttttgaataaatgatctTAAACGCATGATATTGTGTTTAAACAggatattttaagattttttttttttttttaaacattgattgTTCTTGCATATTTATGACCTTATTGATGAAGGGACTAAATGGATTAGTTGAGTGTAATtgagtatatgtgtgtttttaaaaatcacttgtCACtagataaaaatcacatttaaaataataaagtcttgttcaacaaatgcaaaaaaacccctaaattttaaatactttacataaatatgtttataccACTTTTATGcagatgtaattttttttaattcatttccctattaaaaaataatcgtaaatatatatttttttgaccaATAGatcattgttatttaattaattttcatcagattttttgGGATACAGTGTTACTTGGAGATATTTTCACTCAATTcatattaaaagttaaaagaaaacCTGAAATAATTAAGTggagtaagttttttttttttatactgcatTCTTCAGTTTATGACCTCTGTAATTGTTTGCTATTGTGGTGATTTAGGAAGCGGATTGGTGGAGATCCTTTCAGCGGTTTTGATGAGGTGGGACCTAAAGATGGCACACAAAGGCTTCAGCACATCTTACATTTGGTCTCATCTAATGGAGAGCATGAGAAACTCACTCAGGTAATTACAGACACGCTCTACTTTGGGTTTCATTGaagaaaaaatctgaaaaactaGAACTATCAAAAAAAGCATTGAGacacataaattacatttaaaatgcttgaaTTTCTTTGCTTTACTGAAATGTCCAAGTAGTTCATCACAAATAGATATGgtcatgtttttataatgtttgaTAACCAAAAATTTTAAAGTTGACAacaaaatttttcttttctttctttgaatatCTCATTCACGCCCTCTCTTCCATAGGGCCTGCACGATAACTTCCTGAGCATGAAGCTGAAGGACCCTGGGATGTTGAGTGTGTGCGCAGGTCTTGACTGGTTGTGCTTCTCTGACCTgttgaatgagtgtgtgttacACGGACAGAACTACTCGCTCATGCGCTACTTCCCTTTCCTGCCCGCTGCCTTCCACCACCTATATGCTGCAAACTCGGTCCCACGCATCAATTATCCACACAGTCACTACGAGGTGAGAGAATGCGATAGACAACCAGACCACATGCTGTCTATCCGCCTTTATCCTTAATACCCTAATGTCCTGTCGTTCCCTTTCTACCTTTCATCAAATGAAAGCACTCTGTCCCAGTTACACACTTGACCATGAAACCTCAAAACGCAGCCCTTATGTGTCTCCATCGACTGTGACTGATGTTATACCATTTAGCATCTGTTTTCCGcacacattaacatttaaagtttgGGCTCATGTAGGTCTTTTAAACAAAACGAATACTGTTTTTAGCATGCATTCACTAAACCTGATGAAACGTGAAAGcaaaagtaaagacatttcttttGAACTTGATATACAtcagagaatcctgaaaatACTTTGTAAGTAGTTTGCTTTACAAAATTTATGCTTTTAcaaattgaatgtttttatgcttCTTTTTGCAGCAAATTTGATTTAGTTGCACATGCATTTAAACTAGTTAGGCTTTGTTGATGTTCCACTTTTGTTAAAATCTCCCCAGTgcttgtgctttattttttatcagtaCATTTAGCTATTTACCAtttgtagattttaaaatataatttgttagataaattacatttctgattGAATTCCTTAAACCAAAAgagtagtttttaaaaaagttcttGTAATTTCATTTTAGAGTATGAATCCTCTTCATTTGGCAGCAAACACGAATATGCTTATGCActtcttatatttaaaaagttaaagacGCTACAGTTGATTGCAGCAGTTAAATTAACTTGAGGCATTTTGCAAGTTTTCACCACATAACAAATTCATGCACTTTGACAGTCCGTCAACTCAAATGTTATAGgaagaaagtaaaaatacatatttctttttaagtgcaTTCAGATAACCGGCCAATGAGAAACACAGATGATTTTGTTTGTATGGGTTGGCTGATGTAAGATAGGGTGACACctttatataatgataataacatttatcattttcattgtaaaatgaaaacggtattaaatttcatataaataaatttaaattcatttctaGGCTTTCACCAAAAGTCAGCACACCAAGAACGCCCTGCTTGCCATGTTGAATGACATCCCGCCCGCTGTACAGAACCGCATTTCTATGAACAGTCTCTGTTTGGACATCCTCAGCCTTCTTCTGGAGCTCATCTCCCCCAAACTGCGGCCGGTGAGTGGATTTAAAGTCTGCAGTGTAAACAAACAAGAAGATGGTTAGCCAATACAGTCGGCAAaaagtttacaaaaacattttatgtctATTTTATAAAGTGCAgagcacaaaaaataatattcatcaacgctttaaataatgctttacaagaaaatgctttttctattACATAATTTCACGTCTGTgttacttgccatttctttgtaattaattgtgataTTTAGTAATTATCTCTAAGGTAAAAGGGTtttaacaaaaatctttttcagTGTGTGGTCAAGAGAGGTAGAAATTACAAAATTAGTTGTAGTATTCAGCCTGCTTTGCATCACGATAGTAAACACAATAAGAAGTATACTTAACATACCAGAAAGTAgaattatctatttattataattatgctATGCAAGATATGcagctgtttaaatgtttggggtcagattttctatttggaaaaaaattaaatggatgAAATTGACTAAAAGTGACGGTAAAGGCATTTATGATGTGACCGAAGGTTTCCATTTCTAAAAAAGTTCTTTTGAATTTAAtgagtacatttatttataagcataaatataaaatattctgaaaagaatataaaatacacCGAAAGCTATAGTATTTAACAAGGTGTAATATTTACTCAATTGTTTGCTGTAGAGATTTTGGTCAAATTTCTTTTAGGTGATGACTTTCATTCATTGAAACAGACAGTtcaaaataatgtctttttCGAAATTAATAAAACCGAATAAgttctgtaaaaacaaataaacaacactgttttcaacacttataatattaagaaatgtttcttgagcatcaaatcagagCGTATAACAATGATTtatgtgaaactgaagacttgagtaatgttgctgaaatttcagcatcacagaaataaataatattttaaaacatgttaatacacaatttttattatttttttttaactgaaataaaacttcACAAGGTTACtatttttcactgtgtttttgatcagtTATATGCAGCTTTGGTGGATCACGTGATGCGTTTCTTACAGGTTAACCCTCAGCTTTACAGCACTAGGGAGAAGCAGCAGCTCTATGATTTGATTGACACCATGATCAACTATAACCTGACCTACAGACAGGACCGTACACCCGAGGGACAGTACACTT is a window from the Puntigrus tetrazona isolate hp1 chromosome 1, ASM1883169v1, whole genome shotgun sequence genome containing:
- the chtf18 gene encoding chromosome transmission fidelity protein 18 homolog isoform X1, coding for MDEYDEMYGIEDDFEQQFADELEVMAEMEREQPSTAKVSEFRNKKPIAQTFEEAIVSGDVPLRKSVNKECPESISPPVCEEESLTPKPKKRRQDVAKKLEFDVENGDDITPPSSPEVYDRPARDGPEFSLSLSPDRPAATKITTSVLDISGLVSLQESPKRVTAARHHAQKRPPAIGDYITVTDSMGNRVYLNKKEDEEKAPDPRAFRNSLNGLGLLTVPIEVLKEQIAERRHQRVLEESQRLTELMNSGVDSELLAEEQADSGVDGDSGEDEGSSSRLWVDQFSPQHYTDLLSDDFTNRCLLKWLKLWDTVVFGRERKPRSAPADVRSNFTNAQNQNQSQRFKTKSQMTEEILEAELDQYKRPKFKVALLSGPPGLGKTTLAHIIAKHAGYNVVEINASDDRSAELFQKRIDTATQMKSVLGANEKPNCLIIDEIDGAPAAAINILIATLNRKDSKEEESGVNALKKKKKKQSVLLRPIICICNDLYVPALRPLRQQAFLLAFPQTLPSRLAQRLAEITRRQGMKADTGTLMALCEKTDNDIRACINTLQFLHGRGQKHLDQRSVNSVSVGLKDQNKGLFSVWQEIFQLPRLKRKRIGGDPFSGFDEVGPKDGTQRLQHILHLVSSNGEHEKLTQGLHDNFLSMKLKDPGMLSVCAGLDWLCFSDLLNECVLHGQNYSLMRYFPFLPAAFHHLYAANSVPRINYPHSHYEAFTKSQHTKNALLAMLNDIPPAVQNRISMNSLCLDILSLLLELISPKLRPVNPQLYSTREKQQLYDLIDTMINYNLTYRQDRTPEGQYTYVLEPNVEDVVHFTGLPPRRQLTYQVKQLIARETELERMRRVEKAKQKRNPHKTEAVNKNQEEKKTEVKKQTSRNHQQRLENIVKQTVVESRPELDFFGRAIAPKEKPVVTTTSEDGKGAGVVHIGKAVGNSDVWFRFNEGVSNAVRRNVYIRELL
- the chtf18 gene encoding chromosome transmission fidelity protein 18 homolog isoform X2 — protein: MDEYDEMYGIEDDFEQQFADELEVMAEMELSEFRNKKPIAQTFEEAIVSGDVPLRKSVNKECPESISPPVCEEESLTPKPKKRRQDVAKKLEFDVENGDDITPPSSPEVYDRPARDGPEFSLSLSPDRPAATKITTSVLDISGLVSLQESPKRVTAARHHAQKRPPAIGDYITVTDSMGNRVYLNKKEDEEKAPDPRAFRNSLNGLGLLTVPIEVLKEQIAERRHQRVLEESQRLTELMNSGVDSELLAEEQADSGVDGDSGEDEGSSSRLWVDQFSPQHYTDLLSDDFTNRCLLKWLKLWDTVVFGRERKPRSAPADVRSNFTNAQNQNQSQRFKTKSQMTEEILEAELDQYKRPKFKVALLSGPPGLGKTTLAHIIAKHAGYNVVEINASDDRSAELFQKRIDTATQMKSVLGANEKPNCLIIDEIDGAPAAAINILIATLNRKDSKEEESGVNALKKKKKKQSVLLRPIICICNDLYVPALRPLRQQAFLLAFPQTLPSRLAQRLAEITRRQGMKADTGTLMALCEKTDNDIRACINTLQFLHGRGQKHLDQRSVNSVSVGLKDQNKGLFSVWQEIFQLPRLKRKRIGGDPFSGFDEVGPKDGTQRLQHILHLVSSNGEHEKLTQGLHDNFLSMKLKDPGMLSVCAGLDWLCFSDLLNECVLHGQNYSLMRYFPFLPAAFHHLYAANSVPRINYPHSHYEAFTKSQHTKNALLAMLNDIPPAVQNRISMNSLCLDILSLLLELISPKLRPVNPQLYSTREKQQLYDLIDTMINYNLTYRQDRTPEGQYTYVLEPNVEDVVHFTGLPPRRQLTYQVKQLIARETELERMRRVEKAKQKRNPHKTEAVNKNQEEKKTEVKKQTSRNHQQRLENIVKQTVVESRPELDFFGRAIAPKEKPVVTTTSEDGKGAGVVHIGKAVGNSDVWFRFNEGVSNAVRRNVYIRELL